From Candidatus Thermodiscus eudorianus:
CGGGAGCCGATACGGGTTCCCTGAGATACAAGAACAAAGACGAATACATGCTGCCTCACCTCAGTTACCCTGCTTCGAAGCCAGACTCACATAGACGATCTGAGGAGCCTTGACACCCATCTTCAAGTACCAGGTCGGCGGCCTGACGGGCCAGCGAAGCACCAGCGGTCTCTTCGGCGTGCCTGGTAGGCTACCAGCGATAATGGCATAGGGACCCTTAACCACGCCATAGTGTAGGAACCCCCCGGCCGGCGTTATCTCAAAACCGTTTTCACCATACGCTAGTATCCTCTTGTTATACTCGGTTCTTCTGTGGTAGCCCATTTGCCCAGCAGCTGGAATTTCCCACCATGTGCCCCTGCCGTGGCTTCTGGCTCCAGTCCGCCTGCTTCCTTTTCTATGTTTGTGCCATCTGGGTAGCTCCTTCACGCCCCACCTCTTAACCGGTCCCTGGAACCCCTTGCCCTTCGTCACACCAATTACATCCACTAACTGGCCCACACTGAATACGTCAGGGAACTTCAACTCTCCTCCAAGCTTCTTCGTTGCATACGAGAACAATGCGTTAATATCAGTGGTGCCGCCGAGTTTGACTTCGAGCAGGTCCGGCTTCTTCTTGCTAAGCCCGCCGGTTAGTTTCGGTTGAGTCGCGATTATGATCCGGAGCTCTCTTATACTGTCTAGTTTTGATTCGAGTTTTTTCAAGTTCTCTTCCTTAAACCCGCCAAGAGTCGGTATCTTCCTCCAGAGTTCTAACTGGCTGGGCGGCTCTGCCCATACCTCGCCTGTAGAATACATTCCGCGGTTAGGGTCGTACGCGTAGCCTCGGATAGCTAGTACGTAGACCGGTGGTACCTCGACTACAGTAGCGGGCACAAAGATCTCTTGTCCAAAGGTTGGGCTCCCGGCTCTATCGTCTATCATGTAGAGATGCGTCATGCCAGCTTTGTAGCCGAGGAAGGCTAGTGGTTGGGGCTCCCCGGTTTCTATATCGGGCCATGTCTTGATGCGTGGAACTAGTCTAGAGGCTCTCTTTCTAGGCGAGTAGCCTAGGCTGCCTCTCCTTGGAGCACTGTGCTTTCTTGCTCCCAATGCTAACACCCTTCAGCCTGAACAGTATCCTCTTCCAGACCCCCTCTAGCCAAGTCCCCCTACGGGTTATAAAGCCTCTGTGATTCGAGTGTGCTGTTTAGTATGGCTAGCGTCGCGTGTATTGCCTCCTCGGTTCTCACCGTCTTAGTTCCCTGCATTGGTATTGTGTTCAAGACGAGATCGTAAAGGTCTGGAGAGGCCTCGTCCACAACGCTCCCCGTGGGACCACCGAATACGACTAGAAAGCCTTTGCTATCCTCATATTCCTGAATTGCCTCTCGACTATAGCATTCACCTTTCTTGCTCGTACCTATGATGGTATAGCCATGGTCTCTGTAGCGGTCCAGGACACGTGGCAGGTCCGGGTTAGCTTCAACGCGGAATCCGGTGTAAAAGTCCGGGTCTGTCACACGCTCCAATAGTAATTTATCTTCATCTATTATTCTAACTAAAATTCTTTTACCGGGTTTGGAGTTCCCTCTTAAGAGACCGTAACCATAGCTTCCGAGAAATACCCTACAGACGCCGCTTGTACACTCCTCCACTAAACCCTCCATAACCAAGTTCCTAGCGGGCCTACGCGGTATGTCATGAAGTGGAATTCTCAGCGGGGGTAGTAGACCTGCTGCCCGCAACTCGGGTAGGAGTGGGAAGAGCCTCTTCCTAAGGTAGGGTGGGGTCGAAATGTACTCTAACAGGAGCCTCAATAGTTTATAGTCTTTTTTACTAGAGAATTTATCTTTGTATATGATAACCTTGTCAACCCTATATAGGGCGGCTGCTCTAGCTATGACCCCAGCCTTCAGGGTTTTCAACTGTAAAGTCTCCTCAGTAGAGAGAACACTCGCCGCTACGGCTATGGCGATCGTATGCCTCCTCTTCCACGGGGGCCACCGAGAGCAAGGCAAACCCTAGACCTCAACCAGCCCTCCAGGTAAAGAATGAGGGACATGCTGCCAGCCCTACTTCTTTTTCTTCTTATATCCACTTTTCGTTTTTACCTCTTCCTCTTCTTTCTTCTTCCCTTTCTCCATGAAGAGCGTAGTCCTCTGCCTCCCACCCATATAGCCTCACCACCTATGATGTGTCTCCCCGGGACGGGGTTATATACAGTAGCAGTTCTCTATACTCAATGAGGGTGTTGGAAGTGGCATTCTTATACTCGTCTCCGATAGAAGACCCCGGAAGCGTGCTCCGTAGGTTAATGAGAGAGAGGGATATAATAGTAGCACCCGGTGTATTCAATCCAGCAGTAGCGTTACTCGTCGAGAGAATGGGTTTCGAAGCAGCATATCTCTCCGGTGCTGCACTAACTGGTAGCTTGGCAATGCCAGACCTGGGGCTGATCACCTTAACCGAGCTGGCCACATTTACTTCCTACATAACACGAGTAGTATCCATACCGATAATCGTAGACGCGGATACCGGTTTCGGAGAGGCCATTAATGTTCAACGAACTGTTAGAGAGCTGGAAGCTGTTGGTGCAGCCGCGATTCAAATCGAAGACCAGGTCCTACCGAAGAAGTGCGGACACCTGACGGGCAAGAAGCTGATTCCAGCAGAGGATATGGTTAAGAAGATAGTAGCCGCCGTAGAAGCCAGGAAGAAGGAGACGGTGATTATAGCTAGAACCGACGCCAGGGGCGTAGAGGGGTTAGAAGCGGCTATCGATAGAGCGAAACTCTACGTTGAGGCTGGAGCAGACGTTATATTCCCAGAGGCCCTAAAAAGCCTCGAAGAATTTAAGGAGTTCTCAAGAGCCCTACCCAACACGCCGCTACTGGCAAACATGACTGAGTTCGGCAAGACACCCTACCTAACAGTTGACCAGTTCAAAGAGGCCGGCTTTAAAATAGTCATATTCCCGGTAACAACCTTCAGATACGCTATGGGTGCTATAAGGGAGGCGTTGGAAGTATTAAGAAATAGTGGCACACAGAAACCCCTCCTAGAGAGGATGATGACCAGATGGGAGTTCTACGAGCTCATAGGCTATAAGGTCTATGAAGACAAGGATAGACAGATAGCTGAGAAAGCCGGGGAAATCGTCTCGAAACATAAGGGTTTCACAGACGGTGGAATAGCCGATTAGATCCGTTAACCACTCCCTCTCCTCTTCATATGGCCTTTTTCTACCAATAAGGGGAGTAAATGGCGGTCCAAGACCTGCTAAACCTGATCCAAAATACCACCCAGCAGATTTCGATACTGGCGTGGGCGGTCTTCCTCTTAACCTGGAGCATTGGTTGGACTCTACGAGGCGCGCCAATACCCCTCGGTAGGCTAAAAAGGACGGGATCCAGCTTCATAGAGGACTCTGTCTGGGCGGCTCTCTGGCTCGCGCTCGGGTCGACGATATTCAGTCTGATAACATACTTGATACAAGTCATAACGAGTTGATGGAGATGGAGGTAGACTACCTGAGAGTCGCATATGAGCTCTCGATACTCTCATTCTACATCGGAGTCTTGATATACGCGCTTCCGATACCGTGGCCGCCATTGAAGCGTTGGGCCCCAAGATTAATGATGGACGGGTTTTTCACAGCAGCTCTCGCAGCGCTATTCTACGGGTTGCTTTCAACAAGCGACTATATAGCCCGCGTGCTGGGTGGATCCTGGGAGTTGTTTCAGGGATGGCTCTCCACTGCTATAAGTACTTTAATATCGCTCAAGGGATTTGTCTTTGTTATAACGATGATCACTTCTCAATTCCCATTCGCCGGTGCAATCGGATCGGCTCTAAGGCCGGTGGATAGAGTAGCCGATATAGGCTTCATAACCATAGCATGGATATCGGCCTTGATGATAATAGTGAGTAACTTCGGCAAAGCCCTCGCAGCTATCGGAATAGCGTTGTCGGCGGTTCCCTTCAGAATATCGCGAAGTGCTGGTGCATGGCTCCTATCCTTTGTCCTGGTCTTCAATGCCGGTCTGCAGGTACTCCCGTCCTTCCTCGCTACACTAGCCGAACAACCTGGGAGGCCGGATCCGTCGGAGCTAGAAGCGAACGGCCTCGCGATAGCGAAGCTACATGTCATCGACTACACCAACAGGAGTGTCGGGGGAGGAATCCTCTACATGTATAATAGTGCTGGGGACGAGTGGGCTAAGTATATAGTCTCTAATGGATTAGCTTGGGACGACGACTTCGGTAGCACGGTTCCCGTGCCAAGCAGAACCGAGGTATATCTCGCGCTGGAAATCGATAACGTGCGCTTTAATCTAAAACCCTACCCGCTCCACCCCTCTGATTACCAAGGTAATGGGACCCTATGGGAGGCGGTAGTTTCCAACAAGTACCTTGTATGGGTCGGGAACTACACTATAATATACACTACAGGCGAGCCTCAAAGCTTCACCAGAGATGGCGACAACGTGTCTCTTACAGTGTATCTTAACAGCGGTGAATACATAGCATTTAGGACCCCCTCAGAGTGTAGCGTGTCAGTCAACCACTCCGACGGCCTAGAAAGCACTAGCTCCACCTGGGAATGGATGGATATGACGGGGACGTTAGTAAAGTATACACCCAAGCATCCAGGCGAATACACGCTAAGTCTAACCATAGACACCTGCAATAGGGTCTCGCCGGACTTTGGAGACACGGAGAACTATCTGGAGAAGGTCGGGAAGCTCGGAACATACATGGACATAGACTTCATTTCATCCATCCTACTCTACTACACCACGATACCTCTACTCTACACCTTTGTTTTGTTCACGATAACAACGGGCCTAGCCAGGATACTCGGGGGACGGGAAAGGCTCTTCATTAAGGTTTAGTGGGTGGACACTCATGTGGTTTGAGGTTCTAATAGGAGGGATGGCAGTAGCATCACTCACATTAATAATCAAGAATACGAGGGCGACTAGAGACTTCGGAGTGAGTCTAAGTAGGGCGTCAATAGCGGATAGAAGGGGTGGTACCGAGGCGATAGTATTCGAGGGGAAGACCTACGAGCCAATCATATACTATTCCGAGGACCCGATACGCGATGAAACCGGCAGGCTGGGTGAGAGACTGGCCAACCTGGCTCGGAGTGTAAGGATAAACGTTACATACATGACAAGCCTGTTCAGAGTGGATAAGGGCAGGCTACTCTCGTACCTGGAAGACCAGATAAACAAGGCTCAATTCGGATACCAGGCTACCGGCCACGTCAGATACGCTGAGAGACTACGCTTCCTCAAGAAACTATACAATGAGGTGGCTAGAACCCATACACCCTATACCCACAGGGTCCTCCTCGTGGTATGGAGCGAGAAGGGCGATACTGAGGCGCGTGCAAAAGCCGAAGCCTTCAAGTCGATGGTCGAGGCCGAAGCCGGGATTAGACTTGAGAGGGCCAAAGAGCCTCTATTGAAGGCTCTCCTACCCTCCACCAGCGAGGGACTGGGGACCATGCCGCCGTCTATCTTCGCTAGCATTTATGACTCTCCCGGCGTCGTCCTCGGGAGAGACTCCGACGGCAGGCTAGTGGTCTTGGACTGGCCGAGGGATTTCGAGACGCACATAGGCGTCTTCGGCCCCACGGGTAGGGGTAAGACGGTACTGCTAAACGGTATAGCGTCACAGCTGGCTAGCAGGAGCGAATCAAGGCTAGACCCCTATATGGTAGCCGTAATAGACCCGAAGGGCGACCTAGTAGCGATGCTCTCAGCACAGGCAACGGCTGTAGAAGTCTTAGAGCCCGGAGACTGTATACAAATACCAAGGATGGAGGGTTTAGCCGAGATATTATTGGAGTCTGTTTTCGAGAGCTATTCCTCCAAGAGCGTTAATGCGTGTGAGGGAAGCCTGCTCAGGCGAGGCTTAGTGGTCTTCGACCTGTCGAGCCTTGCTAACGAGGATAGAGATGTGGCGGCGTCGCTTATATTGTCGAGCCTCGTGTTAGAGGCTAGCGAGGGGGATCTCCCCGGCAGGGTCGTGGTAATAATAGATGAGGCGTGGAGGCTGGCTATGAGTGGAGCCAAGCACCTGGTATGGGCTCTTAGAGAGGGTCGAAGTAGGAGACTCCACGTAGTATATGCGACGCAGTCGCCCGAGGATCTACCAGATTCTGTGCTAAACAACACGGGGACCCTTATAGTGTTCGGCGGGTATACGAGGAGCTATACAGAGGCGGCCCGGAGACTCGGGCTTGACGATGCTAGACGCCTGCTGGAGATGCCGATCGGGACAGCTATGGTGAAAGTCAAAGACCTGCCGCCAACGGAGACTCGTGTATTCGGATTCCACGAATACGTTAAAAAGGTGGAAGAGCAGAGTATCCCTGGATCGGACAGGGGAGTGAGCTAAATTGGGTAAACGGCTCAGGCAGCAAAGAGCAGGCAGGGGGACGCCGACATACCGCAGCCCAGGCCATATACACCCCGGGCCCGCCAAGTATCCGCCCCTTGCAGACTCTACCGTTAAGGGCAAGATCGTCGAGCTACTCCACGACCCAGGTCGCTATGTCCCGCTGGCAAGGATCGTGACGGAAGACGGCAAGGAGTTTCTAACACCAGCTGCCGAAGGCGTATACGTGGGGAAGATCGTAGAGATAGGCCCTGATGCCAAGCCCGATCCAGGCAACATAATGCCTATAGGCAATGTACCCGAAGGAACCATGGTATTCAATGTAGAGATAGTCCCGGGCGACGGGGGCAAACTAGCCCGGCAGGCAGGAAGCTATGCCCTAATACTAGGCAGGGCTGGGAGCAAGACTAGGATACGCCTGCCCAGCGGCAAGGAGAAAGAGGTGCCAAATAAGGCCAGGGTAACAATAGGGATTCCGGCTGGAGCTGGAAGAGTAGAGAAACCGATTATGAAAGCCGGACTCGCATACCACAAGTGGAAGGTAAAGGCTAGGAAATGGCCTAGAGTAAGAGGTGTCGCCATGAACGCCGTAAACCACCCATTCGGAGGCGGAAGCCACCAGAGGAAGAGCCACCCGTCAACCGTAGCCAGGGAGACGCCGCCAGGCCGGAAGGTAGGTCATATAGCGGCTAGGAGAACCGGTAGGAGAAAGAGATAGAGCCCCAGCACCCCCTACAAATAACCCAGAAGCCTCTCGGCCGCACAGACAAGACGGGACGCCACGCTCCAAGCCTTCAATCCAAAACCAGACATTATCCTATACCTCTCAGCAGACTTCCTAAGAGTAGACCTCTTAAAGTCCCCCCTAGCAAAGGCTCCTATGCCGAGGGGCATGCCCGTATAGAGACTCCTAGCAACAATCCACTCGGGACTCCTATCCTCGCCATGCTCCCAGAGAAGTAGGAGTTTACCGTGTTCTTCTACAAAATCTCCCAGTCTCTCGTGTGTCATATAGATGAGGGCGTCGCCCTCCAGGGGGACCCTCCCATACTCCAGCAACTGGGCCATTAGACCGCGGAATCGCTCATAGCTCTTGGGAATCCTGGTACTAGTTTCAACACGGAAAATCCTCCCGTCATACACGTGTACATATACTTCGAGCAAGCCATCCCTCGCTAAGGGCGAGTCTAGGAGGGACAGTAGGGTCACGTGGACTATATCGGGCCTGCCACGTTTCCACTTCTGAGGGAGCGCAGCCATTGCATTGTAGTGCAGACTCTTCTCCAGCAACATGTCTCCAGGCCTAACACCATACCGGCGCGCACTCCTAACCACCTGAGGATGGCTCCACAGCTCGCGAGGGACCCTCTCAAGGGCAGCCTCCAAAAGAATTACCCGGAGGATTCCCTCCATAACCCCCTCCTCCTAGCCTCAAGCTGATTGACAGGCCTACCCATGAACTCCGCCCCGGTTACCAGTCTCACTCCAACACCCTTAGCGGCGTCATAGTGCTCAGCTATCTTGTCAGAATAGTTTATATCGCGTAGCAGGTGGTGATCTACAACCACCACTCGCGGCTGGAGGAGTGTTATGACCCTCTTCAACCCCGCAAGCCCGGCTTCAACGGCCTTGACTGGGACCTTGAAACCCGCGAAATACGTTGGGGGACCCCCGACGATCACGATATCCGGTCTAGGCCTGCTCCACCCTTCAAGGACCCTTAGAGCCTCGGGGTCCGCTGGCCCCTGGACGTCGCTAGTAAATATAACTGCCCCCTCCTCCGACAATATCCTAACCATCACCAGCCTCCCCACACGGGTGCCTGGCTCCCCGTGCCATACAGGGGGCGAGAACTCTATCCTGACACCCTCAAACTCTAGGAACCGGCCATCGGCTATCCTGACATCGGCTAGCTCCTCGACGCCCAGCTTCTTCAAGAAAACATAGCTCCTGATCGCCTGGCTCCTGTTAATATTCCTCCTAGGATCCTTCACAGCTAGGATCTTACCCCTATAGAGATCCGGTTCATCCCTCATATAATGATCATAGTGATAATGTGTAATCGTTACAACATGGCTCTCACGGATCCACCTCCTAGCCTCATCCAAGGCCCTTTCAAGCGTCTTCCACTCCATCTCATGAGGCGGCAAGCCATAGCGTCTAGGAGCAATACTCGCACCAAGGTCCAGGCCGATCACTACGCCAGATACCTCAACTACTGTAGCTAGACTCCTAACCCCCATACTATCAGCCGCTATAATCCTAACCCTCACACTCCCACCCGACCTCGACTCCGGATCTCCTGGCCATGTCCAGGTAATCCCTGCAAGATACCGGTAGCCACCGGCTCAGCATTTCATAGTGATCCCTATCTAGAGCCAGTCTCCCACCCTTGGAGGCTCTAAGTATCTCCACCTGGAGCCTCCTCAGCACGTCCCTTCTCGTCATAGACGATATAATAGCCTTCTCAAGAGTCATCCCTTCGAAACGCACCTTAAATACGATCTCGGCTATTCTGTTGATCCTATCGGGGACTCCTACAAGGGAGCCTCTCAGCTCTATCCTCCTAGGCTTACCCCACGGGACAGCCGTGTCTAGGAACCTACTAACACCTGGCCTAGGTATCTTATCAACGATTCCCCCCACCAGGAAGGCATCAGCATCCCTTATGTCATCCTCGCTAAGCACCTTCTCAGCGTCTGGCCTCAATATTACCACTTTATCAGCATTCATATTCCAGAGGACTCTTCCAGGCCTCTCACCCCTAACCTGTATCTTGGATTTACCCACAGAAGGATAGAGCCACTCCCAGGCGTTCTCGGGGGCACTAGTTAGTATCAAGTGTGGATCCCATAGAAACCTCCTCACGACGGTTAGCGTCATGGCGAGTTGTATCTTGAGGGATGCGCGTTCCTCATCGCTATGCTGGCTTAGCCTGCTTAAGTCCACGACGAAGGCTGGAAGAGGATTAGCCGGAAGCGCCTCTCTCAGCGTCCTCCAAGAAAGAAGTCTTCTAAGGCAATTCCTCAACCCCACAACATACCTACAGGACCCGCCCTTCCCGGGAACCGCTACCGCTACGCCGCGTCCCTCCCAGATAACCCGACAGGGAACGGGCTCCCTTGATGCACAGATGTCTAGTTCCTCGACAAGCATCTCAACCGCCAGCTCCTGCAAGCCCAGCTCCGCAAGCCTCCTCCTATTAACAGGCCTAAGAACAGCGACCCTATCAACCCCGAGATCCACCAACAGGGCCGCCAGTGCATCACCCGGCCGTAGCAATGCAGTCACGATGTCATCGCCTTGCGAGGCATGCCTCCACTCTAGAGGAAGTCATCTAGAGTTATACGGTGTTCTCCTCCCTTCTTCTTCCTCACCCTAAACCCGGTACCCTCCAAGGTGCCCCATGAATATCTGATGATCGGTGGTTTCTCACCCCTTCCTACAACGTCCATTACCCAGTCAATAGTCCTTGGATCACTGGGATAACCGCTCCCCCTCACCCCATAGAGGCTCGATAGAACCCGTATTCTAGCGTCTCTAACATGCTTGGCCACTATACTTGCCGCCGACACCTCTATGTACTTGGAGTCGGCCTTCTCCTCGACTATAATAGGCCCCCTATAGCCTAGCTTTCTGAGAAGTATCTTCAACTTGACTACCCTGCCATACCTATCCACCGTAACCCGAGATATGGCTGCCGGGTTGACTCGCACGAGTAGTAGCTTGAAGGCATTGTATATGGCTTCCTCGGTGAGCTTCGTCAGGTTATACGTGTCTATGTCACGGGGCTTGACCGGGTATACAGAGAATGCTAGGCAATCCAGCCTTGAGAGCTCCTTATAGATAGAGGCGCGAGTGGAAGGGGAGAGATCCTTGCTATCACGTACTCCCAGGGCATGCAGTGTCTCGACGCAGTCGGACCTGACAGCGGCTACCGCGACAATCATCTCCCCAACTAAGCTTCCACGGCCAGCCTCGTCGGCGCCGACTAGCCACGTATCCATGGTAGAGGGTCCCTCGTCATAGATGCCGTGCAAGCGGAAGATTATTAACTGGTCCAGTGTCAAAGGCTAGCGCCATAAACGAGTAGCTTAGGGCAACAGGGCTCCCGAGGTCTTATAGGAGATCCTGGGAGTTTTATTTAACGGGATGACAGGCTAGGGATACCTGGCCGTATCGAGGGAGAGCATCTATGGGCAGATTATTCGGGACCGACGGGGTGCGCGGCGTCGTTGGCGTTCAGCTTACCCCAGAGCTGGCGCTGAGGCTTGGCAGAGCCATTGGAGCCTTCCTCGGCAAGGGATCGAGGATACTTGTTGGCAGAGATGTGCGGGCTGGTGGGTCGATGATTAAATCCGCTGTCGTGGCTGGATTGCTTTCAGAGGGAGTCAAGGTTTATGATGCCAACTACATTCCTACCCCAGGCCTGCAGTATAATGTTAAGGAGGGTCCCTATGATGGGGGCGTCATGATAACTGCCAGCCACAATCCACCGGAGTACAACGGTATCAAGGTGATAGCTGGCGATGGAATCGAGGTGTCTAGGGAGGACGAGGAAGTTATCGAGGAATACTATTTCAAGGGGACGGGATCAGCCCTAGAGTGGCGTTCCTACGTGCATGACCCGATAGTACTCCACGACGCTATAGACTTGTACGTCAATGGAATCCTGGGCAACCTAGAAAGGCTCCCCCCACTAGAGTCTAAGCACAAGGTCCTGGTGGACTGCGCAAACAGCGTGGGGTCGCTTGTAACTCCACGTGTGCTACGGGAGATAGGGGTCCAGGTCAGGACCATAAACTGCAACCTAGACCCACTCTTCCCCGGTAGAGAGCCAGAACCAACGCCTGAAACCCTAAAGGAGGCTGCAGAGATGGTTGTAAGAACAGGGGCATCGCTCGGAGTAGGTCATGACGGTGATGCTGACAGGGCCATCATAATAGATGATACAGGAAACGTCGTCTGGGGAGACAGGACTGGCGCGCTACTGTCCGGGTACGTCTCGGAGCGCTGGAAAGGGCTTCCACGCAGAGTGTACACCGGTGTATCCAGCAGCATAGCCGTAGAGGACTACCTCAAGCCGCTAGGCATAGAAGTTGTGTGGACCCCGGTGGGTAGCGTAGTCATCTCCCGGATGATACAGCGGGATGGAGGAGCGATCTCTGGCTTCGAGGAGAACGGGGGATATATGCATGTGCCACACCAAACGGTCAGGGATGGGGCCATGAAGGCGGCTCTACTAGTACACATGGTCGACGAGGAGGGACCCCTTTCAAGCCTACTAAAGGCCCTCCCCCAGTACTACCCGGTCAAAACAAAGCTACCCGCCACACGCGAACAAGCCGCCTGCGCCGTTGAAGCGGTCAAGGAGCACTACTCTAATCTACGCCAAGTAACCATTGACGGTGTAAAGGTTTTCGGCGACGGCTACTGGGTCCTAGTAAGGCCCAGCGGCACCGAACCAGTCGTGAGAATAATGCTAGAAGCCAGGGATCCGTCGAAAACCGACGAGTTATTGAGGGAGGTAAAGTCCCTGTTAAAGGATAAATGCGGTATCGGGTGAATGCCGTATTGAAGTACTTCGTCATGGATCTACTCGCTTGCCCTGTCTGCAAAAGCACTAACCTAAAACTACACGTTATCGAGGAGGAGGAAGAGGACACGGGGCTAGATCCCGGCAAGGTCAAATGCAGGAATTACTGCCACTACCTCGGCAAGCCGGCCAGCGAGGTATCCATAGATGAGTGTAGGGTGTGTGTCAAGAAGAGGATAAAGACTGGCGTGATAGTCTGCCTCGACTGTGGAAGATGGTATCCGGTAATCGAGACCATAGCCGTTATGCTGGATGATGAATACAGGGATGAGAAGATAGACAAGAGATTCGTCAGGGAGTATCTGGATAGGATTCCCGAGGAAGTAAAGGGCCTCATGAAGATTCCAGACTTGAACAAGCTACGAGGCCAGTGATAACCGTGTAATACCGGGCGGGCCACAAGATCACCCTCCCCCGGCAAATACACAGACGGGGTTAGCCGTTGAGCTACAGCGAGAAAGAACAACTGGCCAGTAGGGAAGAGGTATTATCGTGGATTAAACACAGGATAGAGGAGTTGGAGAACGAGTTAAAGATGTTGAAGAGCATCCTATACCACTATGAGGAGGGAACCCCTGGGAGGCTATCTATCGACGAGAAGGTTGAGGAGGTAAAGGTTGGTAGGAGGAGGATAGCCAGGCTCTACATCGGAGACAGCTATGTGAGGATTGTTCCCGAGTTCGAGATGGTCTTGATCGGCGACATGAAGGAGTACCTGGATGAGATCATAGACGAGATCAGGGAAAAACAGATCAAAGAGGGCGTAGAGGAGCAGGACCAGGCCAAACTCACTATCAGGGAGAGAACGAACGGTAGTATAAAAGAGATAATTATTTCAAATATAGAGGGTATTGCTGAAGTGATTAAAGCCAAAGCCGCGCTCAAATACGTCGCAGAGCTAGCATGGGAGATTTACAAGGCCAAGGAAAAAAGCGAGTAACGCCAAGAGGGGGCTCGGGCCCAAAAGGATCCGCATCCGGCGTCCGCCTACGGGCTTGCCGGGTATCCTCATCGCCACTACCACCTTAAACACGATGGACGCTAATAACCAGCTTGCATCCCAGAGCTCAGTTCCTAGCCTTATAGCTTCTCGCCGAGAGATAATAATGAGGGGTGTCGTCGTTGGGCGATCTAGAGTTTGAGATTGTAGCAGAGACGTTCGACTCCATGGAGAGGATAACGGCTCGAACACAGCTAACGCTACTCCTTGTCAGGCTCTTCAAGAAAACCCCGCCCGAGGTCATAGACAAGATAGTCTATATAATACAAGGAAAGCTGGGGCCGGAGTGGAAGGACATACCGGAGCTAGGTGTCGGAGAGAAGCTACTCATAAAAGCCATCGCACTAGCATACAAGGTCCCCGAGGACAAGGTCGATAGGCTGTACAAAGAGCTGGGAGACCTAGGCAAAGTCGCCGAGAGGCTGTGCAGGGAACACAAGTCACGTGCAGGAAAGACGGCCCGGGGCTTGTTAGCGTTCATGGGTGAAGAGCCTGAATCCAGGCTCACGGTTTCAAGGGTATACAACAGCCTAATGAAGATAGCCTACGCGCAAGGAGAGGGTAGCAGGGACCTCAAGCTCAGGATCCTAGCCGGTTTACTGGCTGATGCAAGCCCCCTAGAGGCACGGTACATAGTGAGGTTCGTCGAGGGCCGTCTAAGGGTCGGCATAGGCGACGCCACTGTACTAGACGCGCTAGCAACAGCGTTTGGCGGAGGAGCCTTTGCAAGGGAGGTTATCGAGAGAGCCTATAACCTTAGAGCAGACCTGGGCCTAATAGCCAGGCTCCTCGTGGAGAAGGGCTTAGACTCGCTCAAGGAGATCAAACCGGCGGTCGGCACGCCGATCA
This genomic window contains:
- a CDS encoding type IV secretory system conjugative DNA transfer family protein gives rise to the protein MWFEVLIGGMAVASLTLIIKNTRATRDFGVSLSRASIADRRGGTEAIVFEGKTYEPIIYYSEDPIRDETGRLGERLANLARSVRINVTYMTSLFRVDKGRLLSYLEDQINKAQFGYQATGHVRYAERLRFLKKLYNEVARTHTPYTHRVLLVVWSEKGDTEARAKAEAFKSMVEAEAGIRLERAKEPLLKALLPSTSEGLGTMPPSIFASIYDSPGVVLGRDSDGRLVVLDWPRDFETHIGVFGPTGRGKTVLLNGIASQLASRSESRLDPYMVAVIDPKGDLVAMLSAQATAVEVLEPGDCIQIPRMEGLAEILLESVFESYSSKSVNACEGSLLRRGLVVFDLSSLANEDRDVAASLILSSLVLEASEGDLPGRVVVIIDEAWRLAMSGAKHLVWALREGRSRRLHVVYATQSPEDLPDSVLNNTGTLIVFGGYTRSYTEAARRLGLDDARRLLEMPIGTAMVKVKDLPPTETRVFGFHEYVKKVEEQSIPGSDRGVS
- a CDS encoding tRNA (guanine-N1)-methyltransferase gives rise to the protein MTALLRPGDALAALLVDLGVDRVAVLRPVNRRRLAELGLQELAVEMLVEELDICASREPVPCRVIWEGRGVAVAVPGKGGSCRYVVGLRNCLRRLLSWRTLREALPANPLPAFVVDLSRLSQHSDEERASLKIQLAMTLTVVRRFLWDPHLILTSAPENAWEWLYPSVGKSKIQVRGERPGRVLWNMNADKVVILRPDAEKVLSEDDIRDADAFLVGGIVDKIPRPGVSRFLDTAVPWGKPRRIELRGSLVGVPDRINRIAEIVFKVRFEGMTLEKAIISSMTRRDVLRRLQVEILRASKGGRLALDRDHYEMLSRWLPVSCRDYLDMARRSGVEVGWECEG
- the prpB gene encoding methylisocitrate lyase; translation: MAFLYSSPIEDPGSVLRRLMRERDIIVAPGVFNPAVALLVERMGFEAAYLSGAALTGSLAMPDLGLITLTELATFTSYITRVVSIPIIVDADTGFGEAINVQRTVRELEAVGAAAIQIEDQVLPKKCGHLTGKKLIPAEDMVKKIVAAVEARKKETVIIARTDARGVEGLEAAIDRAKLYVEAGADVIFPEALKSLEEFKEFSRALPNTPLLANMTEFGKTPYLTVDQFKEAGFKIVIFPVTTFRYAMGAIREALEVLRNSGTQKPLLERMMTRWEFYELIGYKVYEDKDRQIAEKAGEIVSKHKGFTDGGIAD
- a CDS encoding 50S ribosomal protein L3; this translates as MGARKHSAPRRGSLGYSPRKRASRLVPRIKTWPDIETGEPQPLAFLGYKAGMTHLYMIDDRAGSPTFGQEIFVPATVVEVPPVYVLAIRGYAYDPNRGMYSTGEVWAEPPSQLELWRKIPTLGGFKEENLKKLESKLDSIRELRIIIATQPKLTGGLSKKKPDLLEVKLGGTTDINALFSYATKKLGGELKFPDVFSVGQLVDVIGVTKGKGFQGPVKRWGVKELPRWHKHRKGSRRTGARSHGRGTWWEIPAAGQMGYHRRTEYNKRILAYGENGFEITPAGGFLHYGVVKGPYAIIAGSLPGTPKRPLVLRWPVRPPTWYLKMGVKAPQIVYVSLASKQGN
- a CDS encoding 16S rRNA methyltransferase, with the protein product MEGILRVILLEAALERVPRELWSHPQVVRSARRYGVRPGDMLLEKSLHYNAMAALPQKWKRGRPDIVHVTLLSLLDSPLARDGLLEVYVHVYDGRIFRVETSTRIPKSYERFRGLMAQLLEYGRVPLEGDALIYMTHERLGDFVEEHGKLLLLWEHGEDRSPEWIVARSLYTGMPLGIGAFARGDFKRSTLRKSAERYRIMSGFGLKAWSVASRLVCAAERLLGYL
- a CDS encoding 50S ribosomal protein L2, with protein sequence MGKRLRQQRAGRGTPTYRSPGHIHPGPAKYPPLADSTVKGKIVELLHDPGRYVPLARIVTEDGKEFLTPAAEGVYVGKIVEIGPDAKPDPGNIMPIGNVPEGTMVFNVEIVPGDGGKLARQAGSYALILGRAGSKTRIRLPSGKEKEVPNKARVTIGIPAGAGRVEKPIMKAGLAYHKWKVKARKWPRVRGVAMNAVNHPFGGGSHQRKSHPSTVARETPPGRKVGHIAARRTGRRKR